A stretch of Cicer arietinum cultivar CDC Frontier isolate Library 1 chromosome 5, Cicar.CDCFrontier_v2.0, whole genome shotgun sequence DNA encodes these proteins:
- the LOC101499380 gene encoding exocyst complex component EXO70E2 yields the protein MEEHKPMTTICEQDQHMVAAAQNILKGLASSKSISNELRKTLLDLEIQLSTMSTINERKGNGIKLLERELQFVEDRVKSLETNHISMASSSEYLKLVGEIQTLTQTLQQNFCSVNEKWKHKELVQRANEVMQVVMSKLEEELVQILVQNKQYFELDYMLFHSNSVDMVYDESYVSIEDEQINETSRSSDDGTIDLVNPSVLEDLKSIAKAMFGSNYHKEFCHVFIASRKYALDEYFVILEIEKLSIENVLNMEWYSLNRRIKKWIQAMKIIVQVYLVSEKRLCKQVLGNFGSVYQICFSEISRCSIFHLLNFGEAIAMRTHTTENLFCLLDMYEVLDHVAMDIDILFIEEVDSFVREEFHKLLRNFGDSIKSTFLAFRYAIATNPSNKCFPQGGVHHLTRYVMNYIKALVEYGDSLNLLLIDEVSTDPTASNDNSENSNLSYCSLACNLRQITTTLESNLCNKSKLYTNEALQHIFMMNNIHYMVQKVKHSNLCNFFGDYWLRRRVGMFQNYARSYEKVTWSSILSMLSDESVSTCGTKRTLKKKCKDFSVAFCEVYKTQTGWSVVDTELREDLQISVSQKVIHAYRSFTGRNSSDIDEKWIKYSVDDLQCCILDLFQGSSKSLHHS from the coding sequence aTGGAGGAACATAAACCTATGACCACAATTTGTGAACAAGATCAACACATGGTTGCTGCAGCTCAAAACATTTTAAAGGGACTAGCTTCAAGCAAGAGTATCTCTAATGAGTTGAGAAAAACACTTTTGGATCTTGAGATTCAATTGTCTACAATGTCCACAATCAatgaaagaaaaggaaatggTATCAAGCTATTAGAGAGAGAGCTTCAATTTGTTGAAGATAGGGTCAAAAGTTTGGAGACCAATCATATTTCCATGGCATCTTCTTCTGAGTATTTAAAACTTGTTGGGGAAATTCAAACATTAACTCAAACTTTGCAACAAAACTTTTGTTCTGTGAATGAAAAATGGAAGCATAAGGAACTTGTTCAAAGAGCTAATGAAGTTATGCAGGTTGTTATGTCAAAGCTTGAGGAAGAGTTAGTCCAAATTCTTGTTCAAAATAAGCAATATTTTGAGCTTGATTACATGCTTTTTCATTCCAATAGCGTGGATATGGTTTATGATGAATCGTATGTTTCAATCGAGGATGAACAAATCAATGAGACGTCGCGGAGTAGTGATGATGGAACTATAGATTTGGTGAATCCTTCTGTACTTGAAGATCTCAAAAGCATTGCTAAAGCCATGTTTGGTTCAAATTACCATAAGGAGTTTTGTCATGTTTTCATTGCTTCTAGAAAATATGCCTTAGATGAGTACTTTGTCATTCTAGAAATCGAAAAACTAAGCATTGAGAATGTTCTAAATATGGAATGGTATAGTTTGAATCGTCGGATAAAGAAATGGATCCAGGCCATGAAGATCATTGTTCAGGTGTATCTTGTCAGCGAAAAACGATTATGTAAGCAAGTTCTTGGAAACTTCGGATCGGTTTATCAGATTTGCTTCTCCGAAATATCAAGGTGTTCAATTTTCCACCTTTTGAATTTTGGGGAGGCCATAGCAATGAGAACACACACAACAGAAAATTTGTTTTGCTTACTTGACATGTATGAGGTTTTAGACCATGTTGCAATGGATATAGATATTTTGTTCATTGAAGAAGTAGATTCTTTTGTAAGAGAAGAGTTTCACAAGCTTCTAAGAAACTTTGGTGATTCTATAAAATCAACATTTCTTGCATTTAGATATGCTATTGCAACAAATCCATCAAACAAGTGTTTTCCTCAAGGAGGTGTTCACCATCTTACAAGATATGTCATGAATTACATCAAGGCACTTGTTGAATATGGTGACAGCCTCAATCTTCTTCTTATAGACGAAGTTTCGACCGATCCAACGGCTAGCAATGACAACAGTGAAAACTCTAATCTCTCATATTGTTCATTAGCTTGCAACTTAAGGCAAATCACTACAACTCTAGAATCCAACTTGTGCAACAAGTCAAAGTTATACACAAATGAAGCTTTGCAGCATATTTTCATGATGAATAACATTCATTACATGGTGCAAAAGGTTAAGCATTCTAACTTATGCAATTTCTTTGGAGATTATTGGCTTCGCCGACGCGTTGGCATGTTTCAAAACTATGCTAGAAGCTACGAGAAAGTGACTTGGAGTTCAATACTTTCTATGCTTAGTGATGAAAGTGTGTCAACTTGTGGCACAAAAAGAACACTAAAGAAAAAATGCAAAGATTTTAGTGTTGCTTTTTGTGAAGTTTACAAAACACAGACCGGATGGAGTGTAGTAGATACCGAACTTCGAGAAGATTTACAGATATCAGTTTCTCAGAAAGTGATTCATGCTTACCGCAGTTTTACCGGTAGAAACTCCTCTGACATTGATGAGAAATGGATCAAGTATTCAGTAGATGATCTGCAATGTTGTATTTTGGATCTTTTCCAAGGTTCATCAAAATCTTTGCACCATTCTTAG